A genomic window from Ruminiclostridium cellulolyticum H10 includes:
- a CDS encoding flavodoxin family protein: MYIVGLNGSPNADGNTAFLVKKVLEECETRGAKTILLNVGKIMQEQKCGFCTVCSNPCTGNCYKGTKLEEAFEILRNADGVVVASPVYFGSVSAQLKAMFDKTRKVRSNKGLYNKVGLCVAVGASQYGGEETTIKAMHDMMLVNGMIIVGDGYIDDNCGHHGVCATRPSKDDEQAVKRAVMSAKRLIEVCKATEIIRQS; this comes from the coding sequence GTGTATATAGTAGGTTTAAATGGGAGTCCCAATGCGGATGGAAACACCGCTTTTTTGGTTAAAAAGGTTCTGGAGGAATGTGAAACAAGAGGTGCTAAAACTATTCTTCTGAATGTGGGGAAAATAATGCAGGAGCAAAAGTGCGGTTTCTGTACGGTTTGCTCAAATCCATGTACTGGAAATTGCTATAAAGGTACAAAGCTTGAAGAAGCTTTTGAAATATTGCGAAATGCAGATGGTGTAGTGGTTGCCAGTCCTGTTTACTTTGGCAGTGTGTCTGCACAGCTAAAGGCAATGTTCGATAAAACAAGGAAGGTCAGATCAAATAAAGGTTTGTACAATAAAGTCGGACTTTGTGTAGCAGTAGGAGCCTCTCAATACGGTGGCGAAGAAACGACTATAAAAGCAATGCATGATATGATGCTGGTTAATGGAATGATAATAGTTGGAGATGGATATATTGACGATAATTGCGGACACCATGGTGTTTGTGCTACTCGACCTTCAAAAGATGATGAACAGGCAGTAAAAAGAGCGGTAATGTCTGCAAAAAGGCTCATAGAAGTATGCAAAGCAACTGAAATCATAAGACAGAGCTAA
- a CDS encoding tRNA threonylcarbamoyladenosine dehydratase codes for MLHEFSRSELIIGTEGLEKLKNSKVAVFGVGGVGSFTVEALTRTGVGHLVLIDDDCVCLTNLNRQLHATRKTVGKPKVEVMRDRVLEINPKCDVTIIQKFYMPDVAEEILDSSFDYIVDAIDTVTAKIDLVVRANQFGIPIISAMGAGNKTDPTRFQVSDIFKTTVDPLAKVVRKELRNRGIKKLKVVYSTEEPIKPVETDTSSCSAGCICPKGTARKCTVKHQIPGSLSFVPSVMGLIIGGEVIKDLIGFIKD; via the coding sequence ATGTTGCACGAGTTTTCCAGAAGTGAATTAATTATTGGAACAGAAGGACTAGAAAAACTAAAAAACAGCAAGGTAGCAGTGTTTGGTGTCGGAGGAGTGGGTTCATTTACTGTGGAGGCACTTACTAGAACAGGGGTGGGACATCTTGTACTGATAGATGACGACTGTGTATGCCTTACAAACCTAAACAGGCAGCTTCATGCTACCAGAAAAACCGTAGGCAAGCCCAAGGTTGAAGTTATGCGGGACAGAGTTCTTGAAATAAATCCCAAATGTGATGTTACAATAATTCAGAAGTTTTATATGCCGGATGTGGCTGAAGAGATACTTGATAGCAGCTTTGACTATATTGTAGATGCAATTGACACTGTAACCGCAAAAATTGACCTGGTAGTAAGGGCTAATCAATTTGGAATACCGATAATCAGTGCAATGGGTGCAGGTAACAAGACTGACCCAACCCGGTTCCAGGTTTCTGACATATTCAAGACAACAGTTGATCCTCTTGCAAAAGTGGTAAGAAAGGAACTTAGAAATAGAGGAATTAAAAAACTAAAGGTAGTGTATTCCACAGAAGAACCTATAAAACCTGTTGAAACAGATACTTCCAGTTGTAGTGCAGGTTGTATATGTCCTAAAGGAACAGCCAGAAAGTGTACTGTTAAGCATCAGATACCGGGAAGTCTATCATTTGTTCCTTCGGTTATGGGTTTGATTATTGGAGGA